A window of the Streptomyces sp. NBC_00250 genome harbors these coding sequences:
- a CDS encoding integrase, with the protein MQEQGHSTTRAALIYQHMTSDRDQHIAGKLGEMIRQARQARPEGPSGT; encoded by the coding sequence GTGCAGGAGCAGGGGCACAGCACGACCCGGGCCGCGCTGATCTACCAGCACATGACGAGCGACCGTGATCAGCACATCGCGGGGAAGCTCGGCGAGATGATCCGCCAGGCCCGCCAAGCCCGCCCGGAAGGGCCATCTGGCACGTAG
- a CDS encoding tetratricopeptide repeat protein, whose amino-acid sequence MEKSEAKQLLERAREMWDAEEWLRSAELYEQVLAHYPDEGPSAEWWYDAALAYKFLRNWAKAYELGREAAARSPRGEQDPAFWNLGVAATIQRDWSTARDAWEGFGIPMPEGEGEINGAFGPACVRLDTGGEREVVWIQRLCPTRGRVMNVPAAKGRRFGEIVVHDGEPTGERTYNGQRVAVFDELLLFEASPLPTLHATVDAADASDVDALVASFFAQDFGAEPASSCHMLCACCSEGRVDWDEASVPTHGGSQTVWLAAPETEARQLLDAWAMAGERSWNGLELFG is encoded by the coding sequence GTGGAGAAATCCGAGGCGAAGCAGTTGCTGGAACGGGCTCGCGAGATGTGGGATGCGGAGGAGTGGCTGCGTTCCGCCGAGCTGTACGAGCAGGTCCTTGCTCACTATCCGGACGAGGGTCCCAGCGCGGAGTGGTGGTACGACGCAGCACTGGCGTACAAGTTTCTGCGTAACTGGGCAAAGGCCTACGAACTCGGCCGTGAGGCTGCTGCCCGCTCGCCGCGCGGCGAGCAGGACCCGGCGTTTTGGAACCTGGGGGTCGCTGCCACGATCCAGCGTGACTGGTCGACCGCCCGTGACGCTTGGGAGGGTTTCGGGATTCCGATGCCAGAGGGCGAGGGGGAGATCAACGGCGCCTTCGGCCCGGCGTGCGTACGGCTGGACACGGGCGGCGAGCGCGAGGTGGTCTGGATCCAGCGGCTCTGCCCGACGCGAGGACGCGTGATGAACGTTCCTGCCGCGAAAGGCCGGCGCTTCGGGGAGATCGTTGTGCACGATGGGGAGCCGACCGGCGAGCGGACGTACAACGGCCAGAGAGTCGCTGTCTTCGACGAATTGCTGCTCTTCGAGGCCTCTCCGCTGCCGACGCTGCATGCGACCGTAGACGCAGCGGATGCATCCGACGTCGACGCCTTGGTGGCTTCATTCTTCGCGCAGGACTTCGGTGCCGAGCCGGCGAGCAGCTGCCACATGCTGTGCGCATGCTGCAGCGAGGGGCGGGTCGACTGGGATGAGGCGAGCGTGCCGACACATGGTGGCTCACAGACTGTCTGGCTGGCCGCCCCTGAGACCGAGGCCCGGCAGCTACTGGATGCGTGGGCGATGGCCGGCGAACGCAGCTGGAACGGACTGGAGCTCTTTGGTTGA
- a CDS encoding CPCC family cysteine-rich protein, which produces MGDGRRTQLERTGALWLSPGSDGKAEVSPYRCPCCGFLTLDERGSFDICPVCFWEDDGQDDHDADQVRGGPNGRLSLTEARQNFQAMGACDERCAAFVRDPLPHEHPAV; this is translated from the coding sequence GTGGGCGATGGCCGGCGAACGCAGCTGGAACGGACTGGAGCTCTTTGGTTGAGCCCCGGGAGTGATGGGAAGGCCGAGGTCAGCCCGTACCGCTGTCCCTGCTGCGGCTTCCTGACGCTCGATGAGCGTGGCAGCTTCGACATCTGTCCTGTGTGCTTCTGGGAGGACGACGGACAGGACGACCACGACGCCGACCAGGTTCGAGGTGGTCCGAACGGTCGACTGAGCCTCACGGAGGCACGTCAGAACTTCCAGGCCATGGGAGCCTGCGACGAGCGGTGTGCCGCATTCGTACGCGATCCTCTGCCGCACGAACACCCAGCGGTCTGA
- a CDS encoding AAA family ATPase, translating to MANLHERAKPGEDTEDRPAVHDRLVDTGVGTRQDQWMSRCERPLVVAVCGSPGAGKTTVAGATARHLGVPFLTRDEIKAGLGLSSASVAEDDGVQLTPDFHIAGGPLSLRAESVMVDTARLLASSGLSFVVESSVLSRKLLDTLRACDAQVLAVHVVARDSVIAERLRARAARGGAVDRQLAAQFQRGEMKPSIFAPPAEADAIVEVETSSDGAPDIDPIEAAVVTLLRVRDAASPSLSGTG from the coding sequence GTGGCGAACCTTCACGAGCGGGCCAAGCCGGGTGAGGACACGGAGGACCGCCCGGCCGTTCATGATCGACTGGTGGACACCGGCGTCGGGACCCGACAGGATCAGTGGATGTCGAGGTGTGAACGGCCGTTGGTGGTCGCCGTATGCGGGTCCCCGGGGGCCGGAAAGACCACCGTCGCCGGAGCGACGGCGCGCCACCTAGGGGTGCCGTTCCTGACCCGGGACGAGATCAAGGCCGGCCTCGGGCTGTCCTCCGCTTCCGTGGCCGAGGACGATGGTGTTCAGCTCACCCCGGACTTCCACATCGCCGGCGGCCCACTGAGCCTCCGCGCCGAGTCCGTCATGGTCGACACGGCCCGGCTCCTCGCCTCCTCAGGGCTGAGCTTCGTCGTGGAATCCTCCGTCTTGTCGCGCAAGCTGCTGGACACACTCCGCGCATGTGACGCCCAGGTGCTCGCAGTTCACGTCGTGGCCCGCGACTCGGTGATCGCCGAGCGCCTCCGCGCCCGCGCGGCCAGAGGCGGGGCAGTCGACCGACAGCTCGCCGCTCAGTTCCAGCGAGGCGAGATGAAGCCGTCGATCTTCGCTCCGCCTGCGGAAGCCGACGCCATCGTCGAAGTCGAGACCTCAAGCGATGGCGCCCCGGACATCGACCCCATCGAGGCAGCCGTCGTCACCCTGCTTCGGGTACGAGATGCAGCCTCACCATCTCTCAGTGGAACAGGGTGA